A region of Marnyiella aurantia DNA encodes the following proteins:
- a CDS encoding Rossmann-like and DUF2520 domain-containing protein — protein sequence MNIVIIGSGNVAYHLAGMFADSRIPVHQVFGRNEGALTEINSKFKIPVSTTELSDADLYLIAVSDHAVAEVSGTIRRQDCLVAHTSGSLPVDVLRGNYRKACFYPLQTFSKAKRPDFSSIPFFIEADYPGDADMLIELAGKISVNVMESTYEKRKYVHLTAVFACNFVNHLFSRAKEISDRQNIPFHYFKPLIEETVEKISFMEPREAQTGPAVRDDRRILKLHEELLDGTTLELYKMMNQSIKEMYEL from the coding sequence ATGAACATTGTAATCATAGGTTCGGGCAATGTAGCGTATCATCTGGCAGGTATGTTTGCAGACAGCCGGATTCCGGTACATCAGGTATTCGGAAGAAATGAAGGCGCACTGACAGAGATAAACAGTAAATTTAAAATACCCGTCTCCACCACTGAACTGTCTGATGCTGATTTATATCTGATCGCAGTAAGTGATCATGCAGTAGCAGAGGTATCCGGGACTATCCGAAGGCAGGATTGTCTGGTAGCACACACATCGGGCTCACTTCCTGTGGATGTTTTACGCGGCAATTACCGTAAAGCCTGCTTTTATCCTCTCCAGACTTTCAGTAAGGCGAAGCGACCTGACTTTTCTTCAATTCCTTTTTTCATAGAGGCAGATTATCCTGGAGATGCTGATATGCTCATCGAGCTGGCAGGTAAAATCTCAGTAAACGTGATGGAGAGCACTTATGAGAAAAGGAAGTATGTACATCTGACAGCAGTGTTTGCCTGTAATTTCGTGAATCATCTTTTCAGCCGCGCAAAGGAAATTTCAGACAGACAGAATATTCCGTTCCACTATTTCAAGCCTCTGATTGAAGAAACTGTGGAAAAAATATCCTTTATGGAACCAAGGGAAGCACAAACCGGGCCGGCAGTGCGCGATGACCGCCGCATTCTGAAACTGCATGAGGAACTTCTGGATGGCACTACGCTGGAACTGTACAAAATGATGAATCAGTCAATTAAAGAAATGTATGAGTTATAA
- a CDS encoding GLPGLI family protein yields the protein MRKLALILVFASVMTFAQVNRFIYEYSFRADSTKTDSLKTEWMYLDVADKGSVYYSKTAFEADSIINESLKKQLASGTRNISMSRQNYASSITYKVEKSYPSYQSLLITEIGNERYKVTEDRTINWKISSEKKQVGEFNAQKATGQFAGRSWTAWFTTDIPIQEGPYKFHGLPGLIVAVHDGTGSHRMELKGVKKMAAVNQETLDTKGKDIPLIGRKPIDVTRAQYVKLLKQYENDPVQGMRELLNRPNSTVKINVNGTEYSDSKDILKLMEKTARDNLAANNNRIELQP from the coding sequence ATGAGAAAATTAGCCCTTATTCTGGTTTTTGCATCGGTAATGACCTTCGCTCAGGTCAACCGGTTTATCTACGAATACTCTTTCCGCGCAGACTCTACAAAGACAGACAGCCTGAAAACAGAATGGATGTATCTGGACGTAGCTGATAAGGGTTCGGTGTACTACAGTAAGACTGCATTTGAAGCGGATTCCATCATAAACGAAAGCCTGAAGAAACAGTTGGCTTCAGGAACGAGGAATATATCCATGTCACGGCAGAACTACGCAAGTTCAATTACGTATAAAGTGGAAAAAAGTTATCCTTCCTACCAATCCCTGCTGATTACTGAGATCGGAAATGAACGGTATAAAGTAACTGAGGACCGCACTATAAACTGGAAAATCAGTTCCGAAAAAAAACAGGTGGGTGAGTTTAATGCTCAGAAAGCAACAGGTCAGTTTGCCGGCCGGAGCTGGACTGCCTGGTTTACAACGGACATTCCAATTCAGGAAGGACCCTATAAATTCCACGGTTTGCCGGGACTTATTGTAGCCGTTCACGACGGTACCGGCAGCCACCGAATGGAACTGAAGGGAGTGAAGAAGATGGCTGCAGTGAATCAGGAAACGCTGGATACCAAAGGAAAGGATATTCCGCTCATTGGAAGGAAACCTATTGATGTAACGCGTGCTCAATATGTTAAACTTCTTAAGCAATACGAAAATGATCCGGTGCAGGGAATGCGGGAACTCCTTAACCGCCCCAATTCTACGGTGAAGATTAATGTAAACGGTACGGAATATTCGGACTCTAAGGATATCCTTAAGTTGATGGAGAAAACCGCACGCGATAATCTGGCGGCCAATAATAACAGAATTGAACTTCAACCATAG
- a CDS encoding M14 family metallopeptidase, with amino-acid sequence MKNIFILLILGCTVLNAQQLQTPYEQGNGNQTTTYGEMTAYYEDLDRAFETISVENFGQDDNGEPIRVVLFTPSNNKNLPVLLINNGIHPGEPDGIDATMMLMRDLATGKIISKNLKVAAVQCYNISGMQRRGKFSRVNQNGPEEYGFRGNARNYDLNRDFIKNDSENAKAFQQIFHHFRPIYFIDNHVSNGADYQYLFTYISTNKERLGKTLGTYLHTKMQPAILQQLEKKGILTTPYVNIHGEAPDKGFPSFMDSPRFATGYTTLFNTMGTVAETHMLKPYADRVRATYEYMLSSLEYVGRNRSEIQKKIQESAAELRPGKKYTLRWKLTENKHKLLDFKGFEARRKTSLVSGKPRLYYDRTMPFNRKIKFFDEYASDLQVTVPRYYAVPKSERTVIEHLKRNRIEMRELVRDSTVMVEMYTIVDFQTVKSPYEGHYLHYDTQTKSEFKSISLSKGDYLVPGAQEGVKYLLETLEPSAADSFFNWNFFDAILGQKEYFSDYVFEDTAAELLNIDTVLKTAFEMEKVINPKFGKDEKAQLDWIYRKSPYYEDTVNRYPIFRLP; translated from the coding sequence ATGAAAAATATTTTCATACTGCTGATTCTGGGTTGTACTGTTCTGAATGCCCAGCAACTGCAAACTCCCTACGAACAAGGCAATGGCAACCAAACCACTACCTACGGGGAAATGACGGCCTATTACGAGGATTTAGACAGGGCATTTGAGACCATCTCAGTCGAAAATTTCGGACAGGATGATAATGGCGAACCCATCCGGGTAGTGCTTTTTACTCCTTCAAATAATAAAAACCTGCCGGTACTTCTCATCAATAACGGTATTCATCCCGGAGAACCCGACGGTATTGACGCTACAATGATGTTGATGCGCGACCTCGCCACAGGCAAAATCATTTCGAAGAATTTGAAGGTCGCGGCGGTGCAGTGCTATAATATTTCGGGTATGCAGAGACGCGGGAAGTTCAGCCGTGTAAATCAGAACGGTCCGGAGGAGTACGGCTTCCGCGGCAATGCCCGCAATTATGACCTGAACCGTGATTTCATTAAGAATGACAGTGAAAATGCGAAGGCCTTTCAGCAGATCTTCCATCATTTTAGACCAATTTACTTCATCGACAATCATGTAAGTAACGGTGCAGACTACCAGTATCTTTTCACCTATATATCTACCAATAAAGAAAGACTTGGCAAGACGTTGGGAACTTATCTTCACACAAAAATGCAGCCGGCCATCCTGCAGCAACTTGAAAAAAAAGGTATTCTGACCACGCCTTACGTCAATATTCACGGCGAAGCTCCAGACAAAGGATTTCCCTCATTTATGGATTCGCCGAGATTTGCCACAGGTTATACCACACTTTTCAATACAATGGGCACCGTAGCGGAAACGCATATGCTTAAGCCTTATGCCGACCGCGTAAGGGCCACTTATGAATATATGCTGAGTTCGCTGGAATATGTGGGCAGAAACCGTTCGGAAATCCAGAAGAAGATACAGGAAAGTGCCGCGGAACTTCGGCCCGGTAAAAAGTATACACTTCGCTGGAAACTTACTGAGAATAAACACAAACTGCTGGATTTCAAAGGTTTTGAAGCCCGGCGTAAGACAAGTCTAGTTTCCGGAAAACCCCGGCTGTATTACGACAGAACCATGCCCTTTAACAGGAAAATTAAGTTTTTTGATGAATATGCATCTGATCTTCAGGTAACCGTTCCGCGGTATTATGCAGTGCCAAAATCGGAAAGAACAGTTATTGAACATCTTAAAAGAAACAGGATAGAGATGCGGGAGTTAGTGCGTGACTCCACGGTAATGGTCGAAATGTATACGATTGTAGATTTTCAGACCGTCAAAAGTCCGTATGAAGGTCATTACCTGCATTATGATACCCAAACGAAGTCCGAGTTTAAAAGCATCAGCCTCAGCAAAGGAGATTATCTGGTACCCGGTGCGCAGGAAGGAGTGAAGTATCTTCTGGAGACACTGGAACCGTCGGCAGCCGATTCTTTCTTCAACTGGAACTTCTTTGACGCCATATTGGGACAAAAGGAATATTTTTCTGATTATGTTTTCGAAGATACTGCGGCTGAATTACTTAACATTGATACCGTTCTGAAAACGGCATTTGAAATGGAGAAGGTCATCAATCCCAAATTCGGGAAAGATGAGAAGGCGCAGCTTGACTGGATTTACAGGAAGTCACCTTACTACGAAGATACGGTTAACCGGTATCCAATTTTCCGTCTTCCGTAA
- a CDS encoding carboxypeptidase regulatory-like domain-containing protein: protein MKTKFLIFLLFCCSVITFAQKTISGKIKNSDGEFVPSASVTVEEKGKDAIIAYAITNSKGEYKVTFTSAESDVDLKIKAFNHKPVTRSVQNTSQNLDFTLDTEATEIKEIQLKTRLITKRGDTISYDIQSFDSKNDRTLADVLKRMPGIEVNKDGSILYQGQPLSKFYVNGKDLMEGGYGVVNNALPKDAVQKVEVLENHQPVKILQDKVPSDQAAINIKLKKQVTMTGRGEVGVGISDPAIWNVKLTPMFFGQKNQWVVNYKTNNTGETVENEGNMFAMGNRWEGRRSNASQNSWLSVERAAVPNLPEKRYLMNNIHFLSANLLTSPFKNKEWELKANASYVNNAVERESYEETFFKKENFTEFNIRDNNLYTNKAKGEIIFTKNAKEGFFKNVTSFNQFWNEDRASINLKNSEDDLLNKNSRQTLSSPTGSFQNSLSTIIPLKSKMLNVMSYISYQDDNQLLRVTPGNYVFYPELVTGPGSVPVFNNIFADLPEVSQDFGMKTFEANHSATMGFTKKFWTFTPEIGFNYTGNSLNSEILEFANAPYNQRREDFSNDLRFREAVPYVGLGVNYKSEAWTVGIQLPVNYNMITAEDAGRSVNKDFDKITFEPSGFVQYSFASFWKAALSGNWNYNFATINDLYGGILMSRPTSFSAMNPDNPLSETESKRAGSRIEYRNPLNNLFFNVNYSLSQTDRNLIADIDRGIGFGIISYIEQDNQIVSNSQSAEIGKYFPKFKSNLSLSFRNSTTTSDNARGGEIFENKNSTQNLTFKLNNAYFSWMTLDYNFTTGWGKNSSTFGDSETGSFNHNLGLTVYPVENHSVTLNWDQLNYSSGDQNFKNGFYDLTYQYAWAAKKVDFELKWLNIANKKVFERVFDDAFTYSFERIRIRPSQFMVAVKFNFK from the coding sequence ATGAAAACAAAATTCCTCATTTTCCTGCTATTTTGCTGTTCCGTAATCACTTTTGCACAGAAAACCATTTCCGGCAAAATTAAGAACTCGGACGGTGAGTTCGTGCCAAGTGCCAGCGTAACGGTGGAGGAAAAAGGAAAAGATGCCATTATCGCATATGCCATTACCAACAGTAAAGGTGAATATAAAGTAACATTTACTTCAGCAGAGTCGGATGTAGACCTGAAGATTAAGGCTTTTAATCATAAGCCTGTTACCCGAAGTGTACAGAATACCAGCCAAAATCTGGATTTTACGCTCGATACTGAGGCCACAGAAATAAAGGAGATTCAGCTGAAAACGCGGTTGATTACCAAACGGGGTGATACAATTTCCTATGACATCCAGTCTTTTGACAGTAAAAATGACCGGACCCTGGCCGATGTTCTGAAAAGGATGCCGGGTATAGAAGTGAATAAAGACGGCTCAATCCTTTATCAGGGCCAGCCGCTGTCCAAGTTTTATGTGAACGGTAAAGACCTGATGGAGGGTGGTTACGGCGTTGTGAATAATGCGCTGCCAAAGGATGCAGTACAGAAAGTTGAAGTACTGGAAAACCACCAACCCGTAAAGATCCTGCAGGACAAGGTTCCTTCTGATCAGGCAGCTATTAATATCAAACTTAAAAAGCAGGTTACGATGACCGGCCGTGGTGAAGTGGGCGTAGGAATCTCTGACCCCGCAATCTGGAATGTGAAACTTACGCCCATGTTCTTTGGCCAGAAAAACCAGTGGGTGGTAAATTACAAGACAAATAATACAGGTGAAACTGTAGAAAATGAAGGAAATATGTTCGCCATGGGTAACCGTTGGGAAGGCCGGCGCAGTAATGCCTCGCAGAACAGCTGGCTGAGCGTGGAACGTGCCGCTGTTCCTAACTTACCGGAGAAGAGATATTTGATGAATAATATCCATTTCCTTAGTGCCAATCTGCTGACTTCTCCTTTCAAGAACAAGGAATGGGAGCTCAAAGCTAACGCCAGTTATGTAAACAATGCAGTGGAAAGGGAGTCCTACGAGGAAACCTTTTTCAAAAAGGAAAATTTCACCGAATTTAACATAAGGGACAATAATCTGTATACCAACAAAGCTAAAGGAGAAATTATTTTTACAAAAAACGCAAAGGAAGGCTTCTTTAAGAATGTAACCAGTTTTAACCAGTTCTGGAATGAAGACAGAGCATCCATTAACCTGAAAAACTCGGAGGACGATCTGCTTAATAAAAACTCACGTCAGACATTAAGTTCACCTACAGGCTCTTTTCAGAATTCACTCAGTACTATTATACCTCTGAAATCAAAAATGCTGAATGTGATGTCCTACATCAGCTATCAGGATGACAACCAGCTACTGCGCGTAACACCGGGCAACTATGTATTTTATCCTGAGTTAGTTACGGGCCCCGGGAGCGTGCCGGTGTTCAACAATATCTTCGCTGATTTGCCTGAGGTAAGCCAGGATTTCGGAATGAAAACTTTTGAAGCCAATCATTCAGCGACGATGGGTTTCACTAAAAAGTTCTGGACTTTCACACCGGAAATTGGATTTAATTATACAGGCAACAGTCTCAATTCGGAAATTCTTGAATTTGCCAATGCACCTTATAATCAGCGCCGGGAGGATTTCTCCAATGATCTCCGTTTTAGGGAGGCTGTGCCTTACGTGGGACTTGGAGTAAATTATAAGTCGGAGGCCTGGACCGTTGGAATCCAATTGCCTGTTAACTATAATATGATCACGGCTGAGGATGCTGGACGTTCCGTTAATAAAGACTTTGACAAGATTACATTTGAACCTTCCGGATTTGTGCAGTACTCTTTTGCGTCTTTCTGGAAAGCTGCTTTAAGCGGTAACTGGAATTATAATTTTGCTACAATCAACGATCTGTATGGTGGAATTTTAATGTCGCGTCCAACTTCCTTTTCAGCAATGAATCCGGATAACCCTTTGTCCGAAACTGAATCCAAGCGTGCTGGTTCGCGTATTGAGTACCGAAATCCGCTGAATAATCTTTTCTTCAACGTAAATTACAGTCTTTCACAAACTGACCGTAATCTTATTGCTGATATTGACCGGGGAATTGGTTTCGGAATCATAAGTTATATAGAGCAGGATAACCAAATTGTAAGCAACTCCCAAAGTGCCGAGATAGGGAAATACTTTCCAAAGTTTAAATCAAACCTGTCCCTTTCATTCCGCAACTCAACTACCACCTCAGACAATGCCCGTGGAGGCGAGATCTTTGAGAATAAGAATTCCACTCAGAACCTTACCTTTAAGCTTAATAATGCTTATTTTTCGTGGATGACGCTGGATTATAATTTCACAACAGGATGGGGTAAAAACAGCAGTACATTTGGAGATTCAGAGACAGGCAGCTTCAACCATAACCTGGGGCTTACTGTATATCCGGTGGAAAACCATTCGGTAACCCTGAACTGGGACCAGCTCAATTACTCCAGTGGCGACCAAAATTTCAAAAATGGATTCTATGACCTGACCTATCAGTATGCATGGGCGGCAAAAAAGGTGGATTTCGAATTGAAATGGCTCAATATCGCAAATAAGAAAGTTTTTGAACGTGTGTTTGATGATGCCTTTACGTATTCATTCGAACGCATCAGAATTCGTCCCAGTCAGTTTATGGTTGCTGTGAAGTTTAATTTCAAGTAA
- a CDS encoding Maf family protein translates to MKKKILLASGSARRKELMTHLGYDFEVVVPDCDEFYPDDLPADQVAGYLSELKANSFQTIGEDEILITADTVVVLDGQVLGKPQKREEGIAMLRSLSGKMHRVYTAITVRSAKYTTTEVDVANVYFDTIEGQEAAAYVDRCQPMDKAGSYGIQEWLGMAKINKIEGSFYTIMGLPTHLLYRILQEILEVNHGK, encoded by the coding sequence ATGAAGAAAAAAATACTGCTGGCCTCCGGTTCCGCTCGCAGGAAGGAATTGATGACACACCTAGGCTATGATTTTGAAGTTGTAGTTCCGGACTGTGACGAGTTCTATCCTGATGATTTACCTGCTGATCAGGTCGCGGGTTACCTGTCTGAACTGAAGGCAAACAGCTTCCAAACAATCGGCGAAGATGAGATCCTCATTACTGCCGACACTGTAGTGGTACTGGACGGTCAGGTTCTGGGGAAACCGCAAAAAAGGGAGGAGGGAATTGCAATGCTGAGAAGTCTGTCCGGAAAAATGCATCGGGTATACACAGCTATTACGGTACGCAGCGCAAAGTACACTACCACTGAGGTTGATGTGGCAAATGTATATTTTGACACCATTGAGGGACAAGAAGCTGCAGCATATGTTGACCGCTGCCAGCCCATGGACAAAGCGGGAAGCTATGGCATCCAGGAGTGGTTGGGAATGGCGAAAATAAATAAGATAGAAGGCAGTTTTTATACTATAATGGGGCTTCCTACGCACCTGCTATACAGAATTCTTCAGGAAATCCTGGAGGTGAATCACGGAAAATAA
- a CDS encoding cupin-like domain-containing protein, which translates to MGIIYKPIDVVEDISKEEFYTKYLKPRKPVVIRNMARNWPAYQKWTFDYLKDSIGDVEVPLHDSSKADPAAPINAHAAKMKFGDYLDLIKDTPTDLRIFLFNPIKSSPKLQQDYIPPKDLMGGFLDKYPNMFFGGKGSVTFLHYDIDLAHIFHTHFNGRKHILLFENKWKRRLYKMPFATYAMEDFDISNPDLDQFPALNGIEGIECFLEHGDTLFMPTGYWHWMKYLDGSFSISLRAWDKSLAVKARSILNLTVQRNFDNLMKKLFRQKYMDWKEKRAINNAEYALKKNRPKRSL; encoded by the coding sequence ATGGGCATTATATACAAGCCGATTGATGTAGTGGAAGACATCAGTAAAGAAGAGTTTTATACAAAGTACCTGAAGCCCAGAAAACCTGTTGTTATCCGAAACATGGCCCGGAACTGGCCGGCTTACCAAAAATGGACTTTTGATTACCTGAAGGATTCCATAGGCGATGTGGAAGTGCCGCTGCATGATTCCTCCAAGGCCGATCCGGCCGCACCGATTAACGCCCACGCTGCAAAAATGAAATTTGGCGATTATCTGGATTTAATAAAAGACACTCCAACAGACCTGCGCATATTCCTTTTCAATCCTATAAAATCATCTCCGAAACTACAGCAGGACTATATACCGCCTAAAGATTTGATGGGAGGTTTCCTGGACAAATACCCCAATATGTTCTTTGGCGGCAAAGGTTCGGTAACCTTTCTTCATTACGATATAGATCTCGCGCACATTTTCCACACGCATTTTAATGGCCGCAAACATATACTTCTCTTTGAGAATAAATGGAAAAGACGGCTTTATAAAATGCCGTTTGCAACCTATGCCATGGAGGATTTTGACATTTCGAACCCTGATTTGGACCAATTTCCTGCGCTTAACGGTATTGAAGGGATAGAATGTTTTCTGGAGCACGGTGACACCCTCTTTATGCCCACTGGCTACTGGCACTGGATGAAGTATCTGGACGGCAGTTTTTCCATCTCACTGCGTGCCTGGGATAAATCTTTGGCAGTGAAAGCCCGTTCAATTCTTAACTTAACGGTTCAGCGGAACTTCGATAATCTGATGAAAAAGCTTTTTCGCCAAAAATATATGGACTGGAAGGAGAAACGCGCCATCAATAATGCAGAATATGCACTGAAAAAAAACCGTCCGAAGAGATCTCTTTAA
- a CDS encoding KdsC family phosphatase translates to MSYKENLKYIKAFVFDVDGVFTDGGVYLMPGGHMCRVMSVLDGYAVVKAIKEDYLIGVITGGNDPDVKHRIHYLGIQDYYPKSPDKSLDYEHFKAKYGLSDDEILMMGDDIPDIRIMEVAKIAACPKNAVPEVKDVSHYISPVEGGKGAVRDVIEQVMKVQGKWTEDNTKSV, encoded by the coding sequence ATGAGTTATAAAGAAAACCTGAAATATATAAAGGCTTTTGTATTTGATGTAGACGGCGTCTTTACCGACGGCGGTGTCTACCTGATGCCCGGAGGCCATATGTGCCGCGTAATGAGTGTGCTGGACGGATATGCTGTGGTAAAAGCCATAAAGGAAGATTACCTCATTGGTGTTATTACGGGAGGGAACGATCCTGATGTAAAGCACCGTATTCATTACCTTGGAATTCAGGATTACTATCCAAAATCGCCTGATAAGTCATTAGATTATGAGCATTTCAAAGCTAAATATGGACTTAGTGATGATGAAATCCTGATGATGGGTGACGATATTCCTGACATCAGGATAATGGAAGTGGCCAAAATTGCAGCCTGTCCTAAAAATGCAGTTCCGGAGGTAAAAGATGTCTCTCATTATATTTCTCCTGTAGAAGGCGGGAAGGGCGCAGTACGCGACGTGATAGAACAGGTGATGAAGGTGCAGGGTAAGTGGACCGAGGATAATACAAAAAGTGTTTGA
- the lepA gene encoding translation elongation factor 4 — protein sequence MKNIRNFCIIAHIDHGKSTLADRLLEYTNTVTQRELQSQTLDDMDLEKERGITIKSHAIQMDYELNGEKYVLNLIDTPGHVDFSYEVSRSIAACEGALLIVDAAQSVQAQTISNLYLALENDLTIIPILNKIDLPSANPEEVTDEIMELIGCEYEDVLRVSGKTGEGVRELLEQIVKRVPAPVGDENAPLQALVFDSVYNPFRGIEAYFKVVNGSIKKGQRIKFMATGKMYEADEVGTLKLKQAPKTEIKTGDVGYIISGIKDAREVKVGDTITSFENGAEAAIEGFEEVKPMVFAGIYPIEAEDFEELRFSLEKLRLNDASLVFEPESSAALGFGFRCGFLGMLHMEIVQERLDREFNMDVITTVPNVSYHGYTKKDPEKMILINNPSEMMDPMTMDRVEEPFIKASIITKSDFVGAVMTLCIEKRGEIVNQSYLTADRVELIFNMPLAEVVFDFYDRLKSISKGYASFDYHPIGFRASKLVKMDILINGDMVDALSSLIHDSNAYYIGKRMCEKLRELIPRQQFDIAVQAALGAKVIARETIKALRKDVTAKCYGGDISRKRKLLEKQKEGKKKMKQIGRVEVPQSAFMAVLKLND from the coding sequence ATGAAAAACATACGCAATTTTTGCATCATTGCCCATATAGACCACGGTAAATCCACTTTGGCGGACAGGCTTCTGGAGTATACCAATACCGTAACCCAAAGAGAACTTCAGTCCCAAACTCTGGATGATATGGACTTGGAAAAGGAGCGGGGAATTACGATCAAATCCCACGCAATCCAGATGGATTATGAACTTAACGGTGAAAAATATGTGCTGAATCTCATCGATACTCCTGGCCACGTAGACTTTTCATACGAGGTGTCCCGCTCCATAGCTGCCTGCGAAGGTGCTCTGCTTATCGTAGATGCTGCGCAAAGTGTTCAGGCACAGACTATAAGCAATCTTTATCTGGCTCTTGAAAATGACCTGACCATTATCCCGATCCTTAATAAAATTGATTTACCGTCCGCTAATCCGGAAGAAGTAACGGACGAGATTATGGAACTTATCGGTTGTGAGTACGAGGATGTTTTACGTGTATCCGGAAAAACCGGTGAGGGTGTCCGCGAGTTACTGGAACAAATTGTGAAGAGGGTTCCGGCGCCGGTAGGCGACGAGAACGCACCGCTTCAGGCACTTGTATTCGACTCTGTATACAATCCTTTCCGTGGTATCGAAGCCTATTTTAAAGTGGTGAACGGCAGCATCAAAAAAGGTCAGCGCATCAAATTTATGGCTACCGGCAAGATGTACGAGGCTGACGAGGTGGGGACACTTAAACTGAAACAGGCTCCAAAAACCGAAATTAAGACCGGTGACGTTGGCTATATTATTTCCGGAATCAAAGATGCCCGCGAAGTGAAAGTTGGTGATACCATCACCTCCTTCGAAAATGGTGCGGAAGCAGCAATCGAAGGTTTTGAAGAAGTAAAGCCAATGGTTTTTGCCGGAATCTATCCTATTGAAGCCGAGGATTTTGAGGAACTAAGATTCTCGCTTGAAAAGTTAAGACTTAATGATGCTTCATTGGTTTTCGAACCCGAAAGCTCCGCGGCACTTGGCTTCGGATTCCGTTGCGGATTCCTGGGCATGCTGCACATGGAAATCGTACAGGAAAGACTGGACCGCGAGTTCAATATGGACGTTATTACCACGGTGCCCAACGTTTCTTACCACGGCTATACCAAAAAGGATCCGGAAAAGATGATTCTCATCAATAACCCGTCCGAAATGATGGACCCAATGACTATGGACAGGGTAGAGGAGCCCTTCATCAAGGCTTCCATCATTACAAAGTCAGACTTTGTAGGTGCGGTAATGACTCTGTGTATAGAAAAACGCGGCGAAATCGTAAACCAAAGCTACCTTACTGCCGATCGTGTAGAACTTATCTTCAATATGCCTCTGGCAGAAGTTGTTTTCGATTTCTACGACAGACTGAAATCAATTTCAAAAGGATATGCTTCCTTTGACTATCACCCCATCGGTTTCCGTGCCTCCAAGCTGGTGAAAATGGATATCCTGATCAACGGTGATATGGTAGATGCACTTTCGTCTCTGATTCACGACAGTAACGCTTATTACATCGGTAAAAGGATGTGTGAGAAGCTGCGCGAACTGATCCCGAGACAGCAGTTTGATATTGCCGTACAGGCTGCGCTGGGTGCCAAAGTGATTGCCAGGGAAACGATCAAGGCATTAAGAAAAGACGTTACCGCGAAATGTTATGGTGGCGATATCTCCCGTAAGCGTAAACTTCTTGAAAAACAGAAAGAAGGTAAGAAAAAGATGAAGCAGATCGGTAGGGTAGAGGTTCCTCAATCCGCATTTATGGCGGTACTGAAGCTGAATGATTAA
- a CDS encoding RNA polymerase sigma factor, with amino-acid sequence MKPIDAEIIAMMKEERSQEKGLRKLMDTYQSRLYWHIRRMIVDHDLAQDVLQDTFIKVYQNFHQFKQDSQLYTWLYRIATNEALQQLNRMKKMQKSDEDPDYHLMNLVADNAGAGGDEIQLLLQKAIHTLPEKQKLVFMMRYYDDLPYEEISQIVDMSVGTLKTNYHYAKQKIEEYIKANYES; translated from the coding sequence ATGAAGCCTATAGACGCAGAAATAATTGCGATGATGAAGGAGGAACGAAGCCAGGAAAAAGGTCTTCGTAAATTGATGGATACTTATCAGAGCAGGCTGTATTGGCATATACGGCGAATGATTGTAGACCATGATTTGGCTCAGGATGTGCTTCAGGATACATTCATAAAGGTCTATCAGAACTTCCATCAGTTTAAGCAGGACAGCCAATTGTACACATGGCTGTACCGGATAGCAACCAATGAGGCGCTGCAGCAGCTGAACAGGATGAAGAAGATGCAGAAGTCCGACGAGGACCCGGATTATCATCTGATGAACCTTGTAGCCGATAACGCAGGCGCTGGTGGAGACGAGATACAGTTGCTGCTTCAAAAAGCGATACATACGTTGCCGGAAAAGCAGAAACTGGTATTTATGATGAGGTATTATGATGATTTGCCCTACGAAGAGATCTCACAGATTGTAGATATGTCTGTAGGAACATTAAAGACCAATTATCATTATGCCAAACAAAAGATTGAAGAATATATAAAAGCAAATTACGAATCGTAA